One Helianthus annuus cultivar XRQ/B chromosome 12, HanXRQr2.0-SUNRISE, whole genome shotgun sequence genomic region harbors:
- the LOC110894509 gene encoding IST1 homolog, producing MGRKLDALLGRKFKTSKLEATLNLAISRLSLLKNHRSARFTIALSDLVQLLRLNHHQQALLRVEQVMKDENMLEVYDMINCYCHLLKQKIGLIEKSKVCPEELKEAVSGLLYAAPRCGEFPELREIRAILTARFRNEFSAIESKMIQKLSAKQPGLEIRMKVLEGIARENGIVLLLEKFDSSDLDSPGSQPELAGERQKGYHHLQRPEEMEKNLEKARHGVRLTPHFGLLLHLVSL from the exons ATGGGAAGAAAGCTTGATGCACTCCTTGGCCGGAAGTTCAAGACCTCCAAACTCGAAGCCACACTCAACCTTGCCATCTCCCGCCTCTCCCTCCTCAAAAACCACCGCAGTGCTCGGTTCACAATCGCACTTTCCGACCTCGTTCAACTCCTCCGCCTTAACCATCATCAACAAGCGCTCCTTCGG GTGGAGCAAGTGATGAAGGATGAGAACATGTTAGAAGTGTATGATATGATAAATTGCTATTGTCATCTCCTCAAACAAAAGATTGGCCTCATAGAAAAATCAAA GGTTTGTCCAGAAGAACTGAAAGAGGCAGTATCAGGCCTATTATACGCGGCTCCAAGATGTGGCGAGTTCCCGGAGCTCCGAGAGATTCGAGCAATCCTGACCGCTCGTTTTAGGAACGAATTCAGTGCCATCGAGTCAAag ATGATACAAAAACTGTCGGCAAAGCAGCCAGGTTTGGAGATTAGGATGAAGGTGCTTGAAGGAATTGCTAGAGAGAATGGCATTGTTTTGTTACTCGAGAAATTTGATTCAAGCGATCTGGATAGTCCCGGTTCGCAACCTGAGTTAGCCGG AGAGAGACAGAAAGGATATCACCACCTACAGAGACCGGAAGAGATGGAGAAAAACCTTGAAAAGGCCAGACATGGTGTCCGGCTAACACCCCATTTCGGCCTGTTATTACATCTCGTCAGCCTATAA
- the LOC110892654 gene encoding serine/threonine-protein phosphatase 2A 65 kDa regulatory subunit A beta isoform-like — MTVLRAISLLAHVMGSEITCSKLLSVVVTASKDSAEYIKFNVAKVLQSFIPLVDQSVVEKGIRPCLVELAEDPDVDVRHFANQALQSIDQVMTSS; from the exons ATGACGGTTCTTCGTGCTATTTCGTTATTGGCACATGTTATGGGCTCAGAAATCACCTGTTCTAAATTGCTTTCTGTAGTCGTTACCGCATCTAAAGACAG TGCCGAATATATCAAGTTTAATGTTGCAAAGGTCTTGCAATCGTTTATTCCTTTAGTTGACCAGTCG GTGGTAGAGAAAGGCATTAGGCCATGCCTGGTTGAGCTGGCGGAGGACCCAGATGTTGATGTTCGTCATTTTGCAAATCAAGCTCTTCAATCGATCGATCAAGTCATGACGTCTAGCTAA